In the genome of Henningerozyma blattae CBS 6284 chromosome 5, complete genome, one region contains:
- the ATG17 gene encoding protein kinase regulatory subunit ATG17 (similar to Saccharomyces cerevisiae ATG17 (YLR423C); ancestral locus Anc_4.300), whose protein sequence is MSISRSSVDVNTLVDNARKCLIDAQLICQDANKRISLVQEKLSRWQQDINKLYFLLDCLENQYKFLSHEILDISIGKKLIREEWSDAVLNQLINNMKYWQNIITSEINTLNSTENKFARKNSNNEKMLGDFITMENGNILNKKLKEIPIIQKQIENIRAQYTHLKRKVVEQNFDKKLKDIRKEININFDSDNDAKNYLLMITYPDQMKLSVQELAEYITSLVNHFEKCKVLRDNKLEEEDFNELLKVIKNDDLELDSILELLMKTVEDSGDVLKEANYILEEKTILKNQLHSELAKLIGEFQKHHESLLIFKNISEIITIFKKSCLGDINITKQLIHFYKNFENSYQNLNEEVERRKRVTEKMKTVLKNCENELTRLNEEDRMYRKEFILKNGDFLPENILPGQIDDLSPLFTLNYTIRDE, encoded by the coding sequence ATGTCAATCTCTAGAAGCTCTGTTGATGTTAATACATTAGTTGATAATGCCAGAAAATGCTTAATTGATGCACAACTCATTTGCCAAGATgctaataaaagaatatcattagtacaagaaaaattatcacGTTGGCAACAAgatatcaataaattatattttttactgGATTGCTTAGAAAATCAATATAAGTTTTTAAGTCATGaaatattagatattagtattggcaaaaaattaattagaGAAGAATGGTCTGATGCTGTTTTAAATCAACTAATAAATAACATGAAATATTGGCAGAATATAATCACTTCAGAGATAAATACTTTGAATAGCacagaaaataaatttgctcgtaaaaattctaataatgaaaagatGTTAGGAGATTTTATTACAATGGAGAACggtaatattttaaataaaaaattaaaagaaatcccaataatacaaaaacaaattgaaaatattagagCTCAATATACTCATCTGAAAAGAAAAGTGGTAGAACAAAATTtcgataaaaaattaaaagatattagGAAAgagataaatattaatttcgattctgataatgatgcaaaaaattatttattaatgattaCATATCCTgatcaaatgaaattatcaGTTCAAGAATTGGCCGAATATATAACATCATTAGTCAACCactttgaaaaatgtaAAGTGTTAAgagataataaattagaagaagaagattttaatgaattattaaaagtgattaaaaatgatgacTTGGAATTAGATTCTATTTTAGAGCTTCTAATGAAAACTGTAGAAGACTCAGGTGatgttttaaaagaagctaattatatattagaagaaaaaactATTTTAAAGAACCAGCTTCATTCAGAATTAGCAAAATTAATCGGTGAATTTCAGAAACACCACgaatctttattaatttttaaaaatatttctgaaattataacaatttttaaaaaatcttgTCTAggtgatattaatattacaaaacaATTGATCCATttctataaaaattttgaaaatagctatcaaaatttaaatgaagaagttgaaagaagaaaaagagtaactgaaaagatgaaaacagtgttaaaaaattgtgaaaatgaattaacaagattaaatgaagaagatcGAATGTATAGgaaagaatttattttaaagaatggGGATTTTTTaccagaaaatattttaccaGGGCAAATTGATGACCTTTCTCCACTATTCACTTTAAATTATACTATTCGAGATGAATAG
- the SPP382 gene encoding mRNA splicing protein SPP382 (similar to Saccharomyces cerevisiae SPP382 (YLR424W); ancestral locus Anc_4.301), whose protein sequence is MDFEYGSESDYDNESITNSLKRRKLQKDAQKETNGNKLTSKYGIGAKLLFKMGYKEGSGLGTGGGIVEPIQATKRKNAFEGLGMMSVNRRNEYDYSSDSSSDEKPMSKPISFKEPVIMDKDTERLRIVIDKLKDFQLYHKDIKLPKSVLKLIGNSNDKTNNDNSKLSDLENILDKFEKIKNEMNIIDRRVSLFKPQMIEYDQQLKLLIEIQVGLKSETIGFIEKCKLILKLSNDQLIDKLISKLIQNTFSIDNLNDNMDSNCYQLNELIELLSYKDYFKITSDKLLNRIQTNIFKIIYPLICEELQDINFLKLENLETLKLVSKLINLSNILQYIKIWDNLIFKYIYQPIVIFMKNNNGDDDANDKKNIINKNILINYKNLQVILNQDMKFAISSIVKENFEKYLIHWNSIDSPLYDNSTIELIKEIINIDNFYQLIDETKFIEKFFQQIWEVDFDLFNELETMQDEEGELNENINSGTLFAIRQLHKCQNMMRPNDYNKYLKDLFLEFENIIYQWRVYCLTEQDFELCTKWIYFIINSCFNNLNEMEIGYIQSLIKLLETKKNEGRKKEEDVKIEKYDLYNDLFVDSQPNNATANKEINLKNIPMRKIKVTLKEVLEDYCEQRGYLIEKEENKYTTLPSMGYANGDNIMVPVFKITNGGNKNCKHIAIKNDIIWVKDRAVEKAPYIPIYLWELTL, encoded by the coding sequence ATGGATTTTGAATATGGATCTGAATCTGATTATGATAATGAGTCTATTACAAATTCCTTAAAAAGAAGGAAACTACAAAAAGACGCCCAAAAAGAGACAAATGGCAATAAGTTAACCTCCAAATATGGTATTGGTGCCAAACTATTATTTAAGATGGGTTATAAGGAAGGTTCTGGACTAGGTACTGGTGGTGGTATTGTTGAACCTATTCAAGCCACCAAACGTAAGAATGCGTTTGAAGGTCTAGGCATGATGAGTGTTAATAGAAGAaatgaatatgattattCTAGTGATAGTAGTTCTGACGAGAAACCAATGTCTAAACCAATTAGTTTTAAAGAACCAGTAATAATGGATAAGGATACTGAAAGATTAAGAATtgttattgataaattgaaagatttcCAATTATATCATAAAGATATCAAATTACCTAAAAGTGttctaaaattaattgggaattctaatgataaaacaaataatgataattcaaaattatctgacttagaaaatattttagataaatttgaaaaaattaaaaatgaaatgaaCATTATTGACCGACGagtatcattatttaaaccTCAAATGATTGAATATGATCAACAATTAAAACTCTTAATTGAAATACAAGTTGGATTAAAATCTGAAACGATTGGTTTTATAGAGAAATGcaaattaattctaaaacTTTCCAATgatcaattaattgataagctgatttctaaattaattCAGAATACTTTCTCAATTGACAAtcttaatgataatatggATTCGAATTGTTATCAATTGAAcgaattaattgaattgttAAGTTATAAGGATTATTTTAAGATTACTAGTGATAAATTGTTAAATCGGAttcaaacaaatattttcaaaattatttatccATTAATATGTGAAGAATTAcaagatattaattttttaaaacttgaAAATTTGGAAACTCTTAAACTTGtttctaaattaattaatttatcgaatatattacaatatattaaaatttgggataatttaatttttaaatatatttatcaacCAATCGTAAtttttatgaaaaataataatggtgatgatgatgctaatgataaaaagaatattattaataaaaacatattaattaattataaaaatttacaagTAATCCTAAATCAAGATATGAAATTTGCAATTAGTTCAATTGTCAAAGAGAATTttgagaaatatttaatccATTGGAATTCTATTGATTCACCTTTATACGATAATTCAACAATTGAGTTAATTAAAGAGATTAtcaatattgataatttttatcaattaatagatgaaacaaaatttatagaaaaattttttcaacaaaTTTGGGAAGTAGACTTTGATCTTTTCAATGAATTAGAAACCATGCAAGATGAAGAGGGAGAACTTAATGAGAATATTAATAGTGGTACTTTATTTGCCATTAGACAATTACATAAATGTCAAAATATGATGAGACCAaatgattataataaatatcttaaagatttatttctggaatttgaaaatatcatATATCAATGGCGAGTATATTGCTTAACTGAGCAAGACTTTGAATTATGCACCAAATggatttattttattattaattcatgtttcaataatttaaatgagaTGGAGATTGGGTATATTcaatctttaattaaattattggaaaCGAAAAAGAATGAAGGTCGTAAAAAGGAGGAAGATGTAAAGATTGAGAAATATGatttatataatgatttatttgttgattCACAACCAAATAATGCTACTGctaataaagaaatcaaTCTGAAGAATATACCAatgagaaaaattaaagtgACATTAAAAGAAGTTCTTGAAGATTATTGTGAGCAACGAGGGTATTTGATAgagaaagaagaaaataaatacacGACTTTACCATCAATGGGATACGCTAATGGTGACAATATCATGGTGCCTGTATTTAAGATCACTAATGGTGGGAATAAGAATTGTAAACATATTGCAATAAAGAACGATATAATATGGGTCAAAGATAGAGCTGTTGAGAAAGCACCATATATACCTATCTATCTTTGGGAATTAactttataa